TCCGGACAAGTTGCCCTTTTTCCGGACGATCGTTACGAGGTAAATACTCCCTTCTGTTTGAAATATTGTTCTCGATCAATGCAAAAGGCATCTTATAAAAgtcaataaaagaaacaaacctttagaaaaattacattttgaagtattttctttCGATTCTACGGAAGAAATCGTGAGTGTATTGGAACCACTTAAAACGTCCTCAAAACAGTATTGCAGAAAGACGAGGAAGACTGGTTACTGCTGGGAAACAAAGATTGGGAACTGGACTGGACTGCATGGGAAAACAACATGTACGCAGTattgtcaaatttcaaagaTCTTTATTTGCAAAACACTTTTCTCGGCCATTTCGTTCACGGCGGTGCTGACCCTACTGCGGACTGTACTCATACTGCCGTTATTCTTTAGTGTAATGATGTAGTCGCACGGTATAACGGCACCTCCTGCAGGTAACTTTGGTGCTGGCCACGGTGGAAAACTGAGACAAGGGTCTCCGGTCTGTTTGCTAAAAAAGGAATTGAATGTCGCCGTTAATAAGAATTATCTGAAGAACCTTTGGGTTTTCGTTGCCTTCAGTAAACGTTTACCTGTTTGCTAAGTTCTTATAAGCCATACTTATAAAAATTTTAATCAATTGCCTCTAGTTTAAATGCTCTTTAAAAACAATACAGATGTATCAGCAACAAACAAATCCTTTCACTAATTTCCTTACCACTGAATTGAATCAACATCAGGGGAACTCAATAGTTCCCAGAAGCACGACGATAGTCCTCTTGGAACCCGTCCAATGGGTAGACCAGCTATAGTTTCCACGGTCTCCCCACGCTTGATATCAGTGACAACAGTCCTCATCTCTGGCGGTATAGAGTCAAGCTCGGGTACCCAAATCAAGCAGGCAGTTCGATCGTGCCTGTTGCCATATTCTTTAGTAACTTTTAGGGAGAAAGTTGGCGGAGGTCGGATCTGGAATTCATGATAACCTTTTACAACGGCGTTTGAAACTACAACAGTTATCATTTCAATTTGGGTTGGAAatgctgaaaataaaatataaatttatgtTTGAGGATTTTCTAATAATGCTGTGTTAAACTagtcattttaaaatatttcttcgTTCTCGCACATAAAGAGACTGCTTTACAACTTTCTGTAAATTTATTTGCACTTGCGTAACAACAACTTTCTGTCGAAGCTTTTACGTTGGAAAGCCGTAAAATGCTTCAGTAGAACATGGCATCTTGTGTCTTGAGCCACGGTAAATTGAACATAACATTTACTTCAGGAAATGACATTTGTACAATATTCTCTCCATGCAAAATTATAATTAAATGACTGATGTTTGGattaaattacaattttgtttAGATGTTACTGTTCCTTAAAACTCTTCACGTTTTACATACAGTCATGACAGAAAAAATTGTCTCCGTTTTCAATTGAGGTTATGTCAACTCCTAATGGTATGCAGTCAATGTGCATCCAATATTTGCATTCATCACACATGACCCAGGGCATGTTTTCAACATCAGCTTCATCATACTCGCATAGACAAACTTTACAAATGTTTTCACCAAGGGTTAAGCCTTGTCTCCATTGTTTCCCTTTGCTGCTCTGGCTGACTTTTCTCTTCTTAGCCTTCTTAATCGTTGAAGACTTTTCTTTTACGCGCTTCTTTTcctccatttttcttttcttgtcctccttttcttttcttatggcttcctttctttcctctctttctctaagtttcttttgcttcgcTGCAACTTCCCTTgcttttttcaacttttcatctCGCATGATTCTGAGGGAGTCTTCGCTGTTCATAAAATTTGGCAGGGAcctcttgtttttcttcgttttgttgCTTTCGGGAGCAGAAGGGTACGTTAAAACTTCCTGAAGTACAGGGGACACTTCGGTCGCAACACGTGGAGGGTGACATCGAGTGTCTGAAAAGACTGATGTCGGACTTTCATCGGCGAAATTTACTGCTGATACGCTTTGGGTCTCAGGGATTTGTGGAGTCGAGGAGACATCCGGGGGATTCCCGATCGACGTCAATGAAACAGTGTACAACTTCTTCCACACCTCATAGGTGGGGCTGCCAGGTAAATCATACCCCTCGTCTACGCGGCGTCTGTACTTTACCCTAACTGGGCTCTGGAGTGCAGATTCAAAGGCCACAAATGCTGCTGTCACTGCTCCGCCGGGCTGCTGTACAGGAAATTGAAGTGGGGTATAGATAGCACCTAAAGGCATTTGGGAAACTGGAAATGAATTAATTGTCGCACTTTGCTGTGGCAATTGAGAGGACATTGCGCCTAAAGGCACAGTTTGTTGGGAGACAGGAAGTTGATTTACTGTTGCACTTTGCTGCAGCAATGAAGAAGACATTGCGCCTAAAGGCGTACTTTGTAGGGGATGGGATAGGGAAGCTAAGGCAAGAGCTGCCGCTTGTTCCCCAAAAACAGAGGGAGCTGTTGACGGTTCTCCTGGGGATAAATTGGTTGATGTGCCAGCATACACTATAGAGGGCCTGACGTGGTCATAGGAAATTTGCTGACGGTTTATAGGGTACACCCCAGACTTTCTAAATGAATCCACAAGAATAGACGGGCGCATGGCATCTTCCCAAGTTTTCTTAAAGATAGAGGAAAAGTTTTTCTTAGTGATATCGGTATTAGGGTTTTGCTGAGAGTAACGCCTGACGTTCTTGTACCACGACTGCTTCATGGCTCCAAACAAACCAACGTCGGCAGGCTGGACAAGGTGAGTGGCATTTTTGAGTAAAGCGTATATGAAGACATCATTTCTCTTCGCCAGTTCAAACGTGTCAAGGTCGATGTGTGCTCCCGCGCTATCAACTAACAACACTACGGGCCTTGCAGGTGG
The genomic region above belongs to Montipora capricornis isolate CH-2021 chromosome 5, ASM3666992v2, whole genome shotgun sequence and contains:
- the LOC138048923 gene encoding nucleosome-remodeling factor subunit BPTF-like, which gives rise to MDEPDKEKVYLNAIGDINERGLSVRKAAKKWDIAKSTLHDRLGGKAKNIRRGPQTVLTHAEEDRFAEWLIERAKRGFGATKDEFLDCVEAFIQKDKRETKFTGNRPGNKWYRGFVKRNPKVRLRSARPLDKKRAKITPEEVDEWFANFEKFIQDVGLAGRPGQIWNCDETGFDLQGRAGKVLGPASSKEQPYRVITGTKEHITVLPCFNATGQCIPPYMLFPGKRIPNQYNLLEGGVPGSCYSLTEKGYMDTATFYTWLEKHFIPNLPPARPVVLLVDSAGAHIDLDTFELAKRNDVFIYALLKNATHLVQPADVGLFGAMKQSWYKNVRRYSQQNPNTDITKKNFSSIFKKTWEDAMRPSILVDSFRKSGVYPINRQQISYDHVRPSIVYAGTSTNLSPGEPSTAPSVFGEQAAALALASLSHPLQSTPLGAMSSSLLQQSATVNQLPVSQQTVPLGAMSSQLPQQSATINSFPVSQMPLGAIYTPLQFPVQQPGGAVTAAFVAFESALQSPVRVKYRRRVDEGYDLPGSPTYEVWKKLYTVSLTSIGNPPDVSSTPQIPETQSVSAVNFADESPTSVFSDTRCHPPRVATEVSPVLQEVLTYPSAPESNKTKKNKRSLPNFMNSEDSLRIMRDEKLKKAREVAAKQKKLREREERKEAIRKEKEDKKRKMEEKKRVKEKSSTIKKAKKRKVSQSSKGKQWRQGLTLGENICKVCLCEYDEADVENMPWVMCDECKYWMHIDCIPLGVDITSIENGDNFFCHDCM